Genomic window (Bradyrhizobium sp. 186):
AAATGGTTCTCGCCAGGCAGGAACTGGTCGATGCGTGCAAGACCCCCGAGCGCGCCCAGCAATTTAAGAACGCGTATGCCCACTTCTTCAACCAATTTGCCAACGAGCACATCTTCGATACCTACGTTTTCTGCCTTTCCGATCACCGGAGAGATGATGACGATGGGCGGTTGTCCATGTGGCGAGGCTACGGTGCAAACGGCAACGGAGTGGCAATCGTTTTCGATACGGCTCAGCTAACGTCGCTTGGAAGTTCGCCACTGATCATCGCTAAGGTTTCATACGAAACGAATGATGCCCGGCTGGGATGGCTCCAAAACACCATGGCATCGTTTGAGGCCTTGCTTGCAAGCGCGAACATCCCGGATGAAAAGCTTTATTTGGCCGCTCACGCGCTATTTGAACGGATTAAAATATTCGCCCTCTTCTCCAAACACAGGGGATTTGTTGAGGAGCAAGAATGGCGGGTCGTTTACTTGCCAGATCGCGACAAGGAGCAAAAGCTCCATTCAATGTTTCATTACTGGATTGGTCCTCGCGGCGTTGAACCAAAATTGAGGTTCAAGGTCCAACCCATCCCGGGGTTCACGGCTGACGACTTATCGCTGGACAAGATCACTGATAGGATCATTCTTGGACCGAGCATCTCGTCACCGCTGGCCCGTGCGTCGATGGACAGGATGCTAAATATCCTCAATCAACCCGAGCTGAAGTCGAAGCTGCGCATATCGACAATTCCATTTCGCGCAATTGGCTAGATCGCCGCACTTTGCTTAATGCAGCGCAAGACGTAGTTAGCGACGCACCCAGCTCGACCGGGGTCCTCTACGCATAGAGGTCCCGAGAATTTGCCCAATCAATAGATTTTTCGGCTAGCTTCGGAAAGTCGCTGAGCACCTTGCCTGAAAATGCCTCAATGAGTGAAAGTGCGCGGTCATCTGCAGTTCGTCGCTCTAACGTCGAATGCGAAAGCGAGTGCTGCCAAACGTGTGGTCGGTACCGCACCAAAGAACTTAAAAGGAATGCTCCGCAAAACTGTAGTGCAAACTCCGACAATTGAACCCCGTTTAGGGGCTTGATCGCCGTTGGATGATCATTGGTGATGCCCCCGGCCAAAGGAGGCAATATCGACGAAAAAGGGATGCGCGCCCGGCTTCGATCTCGCGCAACGAAACCATTTTCGTTTCTAACGAGGAACTGATCGGAAAATTCACCTTCGACGGGCTTATCAATGTTGTAGAAAAGCAGGACGGTGTTGTTCCACGCGTGACCAGCTTCGCAAAGGCACCACTGTCGAAGAAACGGAAATTTTTCACGCCATTTTTCTACGATCGAGCGCAGGTCATCCCTGTCGGCTATCAGATGAGGATCGTCGATCCGCAACTCAACTTCATCATCCCGATGATAGAAGCTAACCGACAGGCAGGCAGCATCTTCGCGGA
Coding sequences:
- a CDS encoding YaaC family protein, with amino-acid sequence MQAQDWNKIRFLESTTNLKAIIKHSTGRTPSTEIAHDIAACLQQGRLFFEIAASAPLQVQPLQIYYGVVGFAKAIIIARNVQSISTIAQSHGVSDVSQQAANIEDLTLQFHRKGLFAQFNDVVASLGRLNYFQNSMPRSEPKPFDPAAALSGTNCSLKEILARIPSLQRLYQRTFREDAACLSVSFYHRDDEVELRIDDPHLIADRDDLRSIVEKWREKFPFLRQWCLCEAGHAWNNTVLLFYNIDKPVEGEFSDQFLVRNENGFVARDRSRARIPFSSILPPLAGGITNDHPTAIKPLNGVQLSEFALQFCGAFLLSSLVRYRPHVWQHSLSHSTLERRTADDRALSLIEAFSGKVLSDFPKLAEKSIDWANSRDLYA
- a CDS encoding DUF2971 domain-containing protein; its protein translation is MDDDAIVRIFQPLWADLRPEDTFVAKKPLLAHYTTVQTLEKILANNEIWLSNPLFMNDIEEVRFGVIQGNEMVLARQELVDACKTPERAQQFKNAYAHFFNQFANEHIFDTYVFCLSDHRRDDDDGRLSMWRGYGANGNGVAIVFDTAQLTSLGSSPLIIAKVSYETNDARLGWLQNTMASFEALLASANIPDEKLYLAAHALFERIKIFALFSKHRGFVEEQEWRVVYLPDRDKEQKLHSMFHYWIGPRGVEPKLRFKVQPIPGFTADDLSLDKITDRIILGPSISSPLARASMDRMLNILNQPELKSKLRISTIPFRAIG